The following coding sequences are from one Streptomyces venezuelae window:
- a CDS encoding vitamin B12-dependent ribonucleotide reductase, producing MTETTSGPARGSRAKGSKASKGLRIERIHTTPGVHPYDEVVWERRDVVMTNWRDGSVNFEQRGVEFPDFWSVNAVNIVTSKYFRGAVGTPQRETGLKQLIDRIVKTYRKAGEDYNYFASPADAEIFEHELAYALLHQIFSFNSPVWFNVGTPQPQQVSACFILAVDDSMESILDWYKEEGMIFKGGSGAGLNLSRIRSSKELLSSGGNASGPVSFMRGADASAGTIKSGGATRRAAKMVILDVDHPDIEGFIETKVKEEEKIRALRDAGFDMDLGGDDITSVQYQNANNSVRVNDTFMKAVEEGGKFGLTSRMTGDVIEEVDAKSLFRKMAEAAWACADPGIQYDDTINAWHTCPESGRINGSNPCSEYMHLDNTSCNLASLNLMKFLKDDGKGNQSFDSERFSKVVELVITAMDISICFADFPTQKIGENTRAFRQLGIGYANLGALLMATGHAYDSDGGRALAGAITSLMTGTSYKRSAELAAVVGPYDGYAKNATPHKRVMKQHADANAAAVRMDDLDTPIWAAATEAWQDVVRLGEKNGFRNSQASVIAPTGTIGLAMSCDTTGLEPDLALVKFKKLVGGGSMQIVNGTVPQALRRLGYQEEQIEAVVAHIAENGNVIDAPGLKPEHYEVFDCAMGERSISAMGHVRMMAAIQPWISGALSKTVNLPETATVEDVEEVYFEAWKMGVKALAIYRDNCKVGQPLSAKKKEEEKAEITEKTEDTIRAAVEKVVEYRPVRKRLPKGRPGITTSFTVGGAEGYMTANSYPDDGLGEVFLKMSKQGSTLAGMMDAFSIAVSVGLQYGVPLETYVSKFTNMRFEPAGMTDDPDVRMAQSIVDYIFRRLALDFLPFETRSALGIHSAEERQRHLETGSYEPAEDEVDVEGLAQSAPRQPESLKAVATPKAEAEAAKEVPQQAHTSAELVEMQLGIQADAPLCFSCGTKMQRAGSCYICEGCGSTSGCS from the coding sequence ATGACCGAGACGACGAGCGGCCCGGCGCGAGGTTCCCGAGCCAAGGGTTCCAAGGCCAGCAAGGGTCTGCGTATCGAGCGCATCCACACGACCCCCGGCGTGCATCCGTACGACGAGGTCGTCTGGGAGCGCCGAGACGTCGTCATGACCAATTGGCGCGACGGCTCGGTCAACTTCGAGCAGCGTGGCGTCGAGTTCCCCGACTTCTGGTCGGTGAACGCGGTCAACATCGTCACCAGCAAGTACTTCCGCGGGGCCGTCGGCACCCCGCAGCGCGAGACCGGCCTCAAGCAGCTGATCGACCGCATCGTGAAGACGTACCGCAAGGCTGGTGAGGACTACAACTACTTCGCCTCGCCCGCCGACGCGGAGATCTTCGAGCACGAGCTGGCCTACGCCCTCCTGCACCAGATCTTCAGCTTCAACTCTCCGGTCTGGTTCAACGTCGGAACCCCCCAGCCCCAGCAGGTGTCCGCCTGCTTCATCCTGGCCGTCGACGACTCCATGGAGTCGATCCTCGACTGGTACAAGGAAGAGGGCATGATCTTCAAGGGCGGCTCCGGCGCCGGCCTGAACCTGTCCCGCATCCGTTCCTCCAAGGAACTGCTGTCTTCCGGAGGCAACGCCTCGGGTCCCGTCTCCTTCATGCGCGGTGCCGACGCCTCCGCCGGAACCATCAAGTCCGGTGGTGCCACCCGCCGCGCCGCCAAGATGGTCATCCTTGACGTCGACCACCCCGACATCGAGGGCTTCATCGAGACCAAGGTGAAGGAAGAGGAGAAGATCCGCGCCCTGCGTGACGCGGGCTTCGACATGGACCTGGGCGGCGACGACATCACGTCCGTCCAGTACCAGAACGCCAACAACTCGGTCCGTGTGAACGACACGTTCATGAAGGCGGTCGAGGAGGGCGGCAAGTTCGGCCTCACCTCCCGCATGACGGGCGACGTCATCGAGGAGGTCGACGCCAAGTCGCTCTTCCGCAAGATGGCCGAGGCCGCGTGGGCATGTGCCGACCCCGGCATCCAGTACGACGACACGATCAACGCCTGGCACACCTGCCCGGAGTCCGGCCGTATCAACGGCTCGAACCCGTGCAGTGAGTACATGCACCTGGACAACACGTCCTGCAATCTCGCCTCGCTGAACCTGATGAAGTTCCTGAAGGACGACGGCAAGGGCAACCAGTCCTTCGACTCCGAGCGTTTCTCCAAGGTCGTCGAGCTGGTCATCACCGCGATGGACATCTCGATCTGCTTCGCGGACTTCCCGACGCAGAAGATCGGCGAGAACACCCGCGCCTTCCGTCAGCTGGGCATCGGCTACGCCAACCTGGGCGCCCTGCTCATGGCGACCGGCCACGCCTACGACTCCGACGGCGGCCGTGCCCTCGCCGGTGCCATCACGTCGCTGATGACGGGTACGTCGTACAAGCGCTCCGCCGAGCTCGCCGCGGTCGTCGGCCCCTACGACGGCTACGCCAAGAACGCCACGCCGCACAAGCGCGTCATGAAGCAGCACGCCGACGCCAACGCCGCGGCCGTCCGCATGGACGACCTGGACACGCCGATCTGGGCCGCCGCCACGGAGGCCTGGCAGGACGTCGTCCGTCTCGGCGAGAAGAACGGTTTCCGTAACTCCCAGGCGTCGGTCATCGCCCCGACCGGCACCATCGGTCTCGCGATGTCCTGCGACACCACGGGCCTGGAGCCCGACCTCGCCCTGGTGAAGTTCAAGAAGCTCGTCGGTGGCGGCTCGATGCAGATCGTCAACGGCACCGTGCCGCAGGCTCTGCGTCGCCTGGGCTACCAGGAGGAGCAGATCGAGGCGGTCGTCGCCCACATCGCCGAGAACGGCAACGTGATCGACGCCCCGGGCCTGAAGCCCGAGCACTACGAGGTCTTCGACTGCGCCATGGGCGAGCGTTCCATCTCCGCGATGGGCCACGTCCGCATGATGGCCGCGATCCAGCCGTGGATCTCGGGCGCCCTCTCCAAGACGGTCAACCTGCCGGAGACCGCCACCGTCGAGGACGTCGAAGAGGTCTACTTCGAGGCCTGGAAGATGGGCGTCAAGGCGCTGGCCATCTACCGCGACAACTGCAAGGTCGGCCAGCCCCTCTCCGCCAAGAAGAAGGAGGAGGAGAAGGCCGAGATCACGGAGAAGACCGAGGACACGATCCGTGCCGCGGTCGAGAAGGTGGTCGAGTACCGCCCGGTCCGCAAGCGCCTTCCCAAGGGCCGTCCGGGCATCACCACGTCCTTCACGGTGGGTGGCGCCGAGGGCTACATGACCGCGAACTCCTACCCGGACGACGGTCTGGGTGAGGTCTTCCTGAAGATGTCCAAGCAGGGCTCGACCCTCGCGGGCATGATGGACGCCTTCTCCATCGCCGTCTCCGTCGGCCTGCAGTACGGCGTGCCCCTGGAGACGTACGTCTCCAAGTTCACGAACATGCGCTTCGAGCCGGCCGGCATGACGGACGACCCGGACGTGCGGATGGCGCAGTCGATCGTCGACTACATCTTCCGTCGCCTGGCGCTGGACTTCCTGCCCTTCGAGACGCGCTCCGCGCTCGGCATCCACTCGGCCGAGGAGCGTCAGCGCCACCTGGAGACCGGGTCGTACGAGCCCGCCGAGGACGAGGTGGACGTCGAGGGGCTGGCCCAGTCCGCTCCGCGACAGCCCGAGTCCCTGAAGGCGGTCGCCACGCCGAAGGCCGAGGCCGAGGCGGCCAAGGAGGTCCCGCAGCAGGCGCACACCAGCGCTGAGCTCGTGGAGATGCAGCTGGGCATCCAGGCCGACGCACCGCTCTGCTTCTCCTGCGGTACGAAGATGCAGCGCGCCGGTTCCTGCTACATCTGCGAGGGCTGCGGCTCGACCAGCGGCTGCAGCTGA
- the nrdR gene encoding transcriptional regulator NrdR has product MHCPFCRHPDSRVVDSRTTDDGTSIRRRRQCPDCSRRFTTVETCSLMVVKRSGVTEPFSRTKVINGVRKACQGRPVTEDALALLGQRVEEAVRATGSAELTTHDVGLAILGPLQELDLVAYLRFASVYRAFDSLEDFEAAIGELREQRLEAEPRDAGGERVVNDCGPGGTVEVPVPATAAD; this is encoded by the coding sequence ATGCACTGCCCCTTCTGCAGGCACCCCGACAGCCGCGTAGTCGACAGCCGCACCACTGACGACGGCACGTCGATTCGACGGCGCCGTCAGTGCCCCGACTGCTCCCGTCGTTTCACGACCGTGGAGACGTGCTCACTGATGGTGGTGAAGCGCAGCGGCGTGACGGAACCCTTCAGTCGCACCAAGGTCATCAATGGCGTCCGCAAGGCATGCCAGGGACGGCCTGTGACCGAGGATGCCCTCGCTCTGCTCGGCCAGCGGGTCGAAGAAGCGGTGCGGGCCACCGGAAGCGCCGAGCTCACCACTCATGACGTGGGCCTTGCCATACTCGGCCCGCTGCAGGAGCTCGACCTCGTCGCCTACCTGCGCTTCGCGTCCGTGTACCGGGCCTTCGACTCGCTCGAGGACTTCGAGGCCGCCATCGGGGAACTGAGGGAACAGCGGCTCGAGGCCGAGCCGCGCGACGCGGGCGGAGAGCGCGTCGTGAACGACTGCGGGCCCGGCGGGACTGTCGAAGTCCCGGTGCCCGCCACCGCCGCCGACTGA
- the lexA gene encoding transcriptional repressor LexA yields the protein MTTTADSATITAQDRSQSRLEPVHAMNDAATNQEGPKPTRSLPGRPPGIRADSSGLTDRQRRVIEVIRDSVQRRGYPPSMREIGQAVGLSSTSSVAHQLMALERKGFLRRDPHRPRAYEVRGSDQPSSQPTDTTGKPAASYVPLVGRIAAGGPILAEESVEDVFPLPRQLVGDGELFVLKVVGDSMIEAAICDGDWVTVRRQPVAENGDIVAAMLDGEATVKRFKREDGHVWLLPHNSAYQPIPGDEATILGKVVAVLRRV from the coding sequence GTGACCACCACCGCAGACAGCGCCACCATCACTGCCCAGGACCGCTCCCAGAGCCGACTCGAGCCGGTGCATGCCATGAATGACGCAGCCACGAACCAGGAGGGGCCCAAGCCCACTCGCTCCCTGCCGGGCCGACCTCCAGGCATCCGCGCGGACAGCTCGGGGCTCACCGACAGGCAACGCCGAGTGATCGAGGTCATCAGGGACTCCGTGCAGCGGCGTGGCTACCCGCCGTCCATGCGGGAGATCGGTCAGGCGGTCGGGCTTTCCAGCACCTCCTCCGTCGCCCACCAGCTGATGGCTCTGGAGCGCAAGGGCTTCCTGCGCCGCGACCCTCACCGCCCGCGGGCGTACGAGGTGCGGGGCTCGGACCAGCCCAGCAGCCAGCCCACCGACACCACAGGAAAGCCCGCCGCGTCGTACGTCCCGCTGGTGGGCCGCATCGCCGCCGGCGGCCCGATCCTCGCCGAGGAATCGGTCGAAGACGTCTTCCCGCTCCCCCGCCAGCTGGTGGGTGACGGTGAGCTCTTCGTGCTGAAGGTCGTCGGTGACTCGATGATCGAAGCCGCGATCTGTGACGGCGACTGGGTCACGGTGCGCCGCCAGCCCGTCGCGGAGAACGGCGACATCGTGGCCGCCATGCTGGACGGCGAGGCTACCGTGAAGCGATTCAAGCGCGAGGACGGCCACGTCTGGCTGCTCCCGCACAACTCCGCGTACCAGCCGATCCCCGGCGACGAGGCGACGATCCTCGGCAAGGTCGTGGCGGTGCTCCGGCGGGTGTGA